The genomic DNA CCGCGTTCAACATTGGCCGGGATGTATCCGCCGCGGTGCGCATCGTGATCCAACGCCGCCAAGGACCCGTCTTTCTGTCACCGAGGCGCAGGCAATCGGACGGCTTCAACGGCGTCCCGAAACTCACGCGCGCCTACGGCCATGCCTTCGGGGTGGGTGTCGACCGCCGTCGCGACGATGAGCATGAAGTCCGGGGACCCGACCGCCTCTAGATACTGCGCAACCCCCTCTGGGATTTTTCCTCCCGCTAAGATTGGCATTGCCGATCTCACGCCCTCCACAGGACCTCGAACGGCGTCAAGGAAGGGTGCTTCAGAGGGGGCGGTCTGAGTTGCAAAGGGGCCAGGTGCCATCACAAGGTCGGCACCGCTGAGCCGATGAAGACTCGCGAGGGCGGCGTCTGAGACCCCGAATCGAGGATGTCGCGAGAGGACATCCGACCACGTGTTGTGGCAAAGGATGGGGACCCCAAACTCGTCGGCTAGCTCACCACACACCTCAAGACCCTGGAGGGCGGAACTGACAAGAAGAGCGTCCGCCCCATTGGCGACGGCTGCATTGGCGATGGCGAGCGTCTGGGAGCGCGATCCGATCGCGTTGGCGACGTAGAGCTTCCGCTCCCCGGTCTGGTCCTCGGCATTTCGCACAGCCTTAGCGACGGTTCTCGCCCGCCTTGCGGCGGCGTCGGCGCCGCGAGCGAGCGTGAGCTCGTCGTCCTTCACGGCATCGAACCCTGCTAACAGGACGAGCTCTGCCATTTCGGCCATCTCATCGTCGGTCGCGCCCACTGCGGGTCGGGCGGACCGGCAGAGCAGCGGCCGACCGAAGACGCCGGCTACGTCCCGTAGGCCGCGGACCCCAAATCGCGGCCCCCGGATCGCAGCACTGGACGGGATGCGGAAGTCCTCAATCTGCAGCGCCCTCACGAACCCGAATCGATGCACCTCTGCGCCGATGATGGTCCAAACGTGCGTGAGGCTGGCAGGACTGCCGGGAAACGGGTACGCGATTTCGACCCGCGCCCACCTCGTCTCTTGGCTGGGTGCTGACTCGTGGGGAGTCAGCGCGTAGTGCTCAATGCCGGAGGGGGGTGCGTCTGGGAGGGACTCGACAGACACGACCCGGGCGGCGAACGCGTCCGCGTCAACGGGCCGCCCGGTATGGGGGATGTTGGGGCTCACAGCGCTCTGCTCTTGGGCGAGCATGGTCGCGACCCGTTCGGGATCGTGCGAGGTCTCAACGACGTATGTAGCCCAGACGTACCGCTCGGGGTCAAGCCCTGCACGCCACCAGAACATAGCGGGGTCGGCGTCGAGTTGACCGTTTGAACTCATTGCTCTGTATTTGTACAAGTCTCGCTTTTCCGCGAGTGATGGAAACTACCCCTCCCCTTCCGCCGCCGCCTGAGGAAGGAGCACCGCCCCCGCTGCCCGCTCCAAGGCCTTCATCGCCCACGCCGACCGACGAATGGCTACGACTGGAGTACCAAGCATTTAACGACCGGTGGCAGAACGGGGTCGTTCAACGGCGTGCGGGGCTAGCGTTCTTCACAGGAGTCCAGGGGGCCATC from Rubricoccus marinus includes the following:
- a CDS encoding RuBisCO large subunit C-terminal-like domain-containing protein; its protein translation is MYKYRAMSSNGQLDADPAMFWWRAGLDPERYVWATYVVETSHDPERVATMLAQEQSAVSPNIPHTGRPVDADAFAARVVSVESLPDAPPSGIEHYALTPHESAPSQETRWARVEIAYPFPGSPASLTHVWTIIGAEVHRFGFVRALQIEDFRIPSSAAIRGPRFGVRGLRDVAGVFGRPLLCRSARPAVGATDDEMAEMAELVLLAGFDAVKDDELTLARGADAAARRARTVAKAVRNAEDQTGERKLYVANAIGSRSQTLAIANAAVANGADALLVSSALQGLEVCGELADEFGVPILCHNTWSDVLSRHPRFGVSDAALASLHRLSGADLVMAPGPFATQTAPSEAPFLDAVRGPVEGVRSAMPILAGGKIPEGVAQYLEAVGSPDFMLIVATAVDTHPEGMAVGAREFRDAVEAVRLPAPR